The Akkermansia sp. N21116 genome includes a region encoding these proteins:
- a CDS encoding anti-sigma factor antagonist (This anti-anti-sigma factor, or anti-sigma factor antagonist, belongs to a family that includes characterized members SpoIIAA, RsbV, RsfA, and RsfB.), translated as MNLEITHTPLAEIVHLAGSLDSQTTNVLMNSLVPFWETLDRGLIYNMSNLQYMNSDGLRLLVITAKTLNNKKLPFAICNLSEFVTKIINVSMFSDFISVYTTEEEALAAMTSGVPPRTLP; from the coding sequence ATGAATCTGGAAATAACACATACGCCTCTGGCTGAAATCGTTCACCTGGCCGGAAGTCTCGACTCCCAAACGACCAATGTGCTCATGAATAGTCTTGTTCCATTCTGGGAGACTCTGGACAGAGGACTCATCTACAACATGAGTAACTTGCAGTACATGAACAGCGACGGATTGCGCCTGCTCGTCATCACTGCCAAAACGCTGAATAACAAAAAATTGCCATTCGCCATCTGCAACCTCTCCGAATTTGTCACAAAAATAATCAATGTATCGATGTTTTCCGATTTTATCTCCGTATATACTACCGAAGAGGAGGCCTTGGCGGCCATGACCTCCGGAGTACCACCCCGCACCCTGCCCTGA
- a CDS encoding terpene cyclase/mutase family protein gives MKPSNFQHGHIRKARFVRCFLLLMLSGLGALPSTGSPREQDGQERTFTRLTRTDDTIPPQVEYMYVKALDFLKREQKENGTFDGTYGDDPAAAAFCLMAVLAHGEDPVSGPYSELVQRSLDFILSSQSSENGMIGSTMYSHGFATLALAEAYGAIPDDRLGPSLQKAVALSLKAQSVNPLGAWRYDPTSTDADTSVTGCILVSLHAAANAGIEVPHKALDKGLQFMASCRDSKGIYGYTSPGSGSIAVSAIGLLTQALAKKHEEPSFQATLAFLKSKLQTREDTYPYYMEYYMAQALFHADEEIWRAWNRRNFRLMAASQAPDGSWSGMRSPGYSTAFALLSLAVNYRFLPIYEK, from the coding sequence ATGAAGCCCTCCAACTTCCAACACGGTCACATTCGGAAAGCACGGTTCGTCCGGTGCTTCCTTCTGCTGATGTTGTCCGGGCTTGGCGCGCTTCCGTCCACAGGAAGCCCCCGGGAGCAAGACGGACAGGAAAGAACCTTCACTCGCCTGACTCGAACGGACGATACTATCCCCCCTCAAGTAGAGTATATGTACGTCAAGGCTCTCGACTTCCTCAAACGAGAACAAAAGGAAAACGGCACCTTCGACGGCACCTACGGAGACGACCCTGCCGCTGCAGCTTTTTGTCTCATGGCTGTTTTGGCACACGGGGAAGACCCAGTTTCCGGGCCATACTCCGAGCTGGTACAGCGATCCCTGGATTTCATTCTCTCCAGCCAATCGTCCGAAAACGGCATGATCGGATCCACCATGTATTCCCACGGTTTCGCCACTCTGGCTTTAGCGGAAGCCTACGGAGCCATTCCAGACGATCGTCTGGGACCTTCCCTGCAAAAAGCCGTCGCATTGTCTCTGAAAGCCCAGTCCGTCAACCCTCTTGGAGCCTGGCGCTACGATCCCACCAGTACGGACGCCGATACGAGCGTCACCGGGTGTATCCTCGTTTCTCTCCACGCCGCGGCCAATGCAGGTATTGAAGTCCCACACAAAGCCTTGGACAAAGGATTACAGTTCATGGCTTCCTGCCGGGATTCCAAGGGGATTTACGGCTATACCTCTCCCGGCAGCGGCAGTATCGCCGTCTCGGCGATCGGATTGCTGACTCAGGCTCTTGCCAAAAAACATGAAGAGCCTTCCTTCCAAGCCACCCTGGCCTTCCTGAAATCGAAACTCCAGACGAGGGAAGATACCTACCCCTACTACATGGAATACTACATGGCCCAAGCCCTCTTCCATGCCGACGAAGAAATATGGCGGGCCTGGAACCGCCGCAATTTCCGTCTCATGGCCGCTTCCCAGGCACCGGACGGATCCTGGTCCGGAATGCGTTCCCCGGGATATTCGACGGCATTCGCCCTGCTCTCTCTGGCAGTCAACTACCGCTTCCTGCCCATTTATGAAAAATAG
- the sufT gene encoding putative Fe-S cluster assembly protein SufT — protein sequence MLNQVVELKREVSGIQIPSGSSISLPAGSRVYITQTLGNSYTVATDAGLMRLSKEDSDALGMEEEEDAPASGGLGENSSLEDRIWETLSCIYDPEIPVDIVNLGLIYDVIVTRLENGLHHVAVKMTLTAPGCGMGPHLMDEAKSRVEALDGVEEADVEMIWDPPWNQDMVSEEGRMKLGLM from the coding sequence ATGTTAAACCAAGTGGTCGAACTGAAAAGAGAAGTATCCGGAATTCAAATTCCGAGTGGAAGCTCCATCTCGCTTCCTGCCGGTTCCCGCGTGTACATTACCCAGACTCTCGGCAACTCCTATACCGTGGCGACCGATGCCGGGTTGATGCGCCTATCCAAGGAGGATAGCGATGCCTTGGGCATGGAAGAGGAGGAAGATGCTCCTGCTTCCGGTGGTCTGGGGGAAAATTCCTCTCTGGAAGATCGTATATGGGAAACTCTCTCATGTATTTATGACCCTGAAATCCCGGTCGACATCGTCAATCTGGGACTGATCTACGATGTTATTGTCACCCGGTTGGAAAATGGCTTGCATCACGTTGCCGTCAAGATGACTTTGACGGCTCCCGGTTGCGGCATGGGCCCCCATCTTATGGACGAAGCCAAGTCCCGAGTGGAAGCCCTTGACGGAGTGGAAGAAGCGGATGTCGAAATGATCTGGGATCCCCCGTGGAACCAGGACATGGTCAGTGAAGAAGGCCGGATGAAACTGGGGCTGATGTAA
- the hemB gene encoding porphobilinogen synthase, which yields MFNLPIRPRRNRKSAAIRDLVAETHLSPSQFILPVFIHESDEDVPIESLPGCTRWSIPGLVEEAKRLMDLGITSVDIFPAVPDSKKTPGAEEAYNPDGLVPRAIVALKDALPDLVVNTDVALDPYNTDGHDGIVQFYPDGSYEILNDPTIEVLCRQALCFAEAGADVISPSDMMDGRVAAIRSALDYEHLEDVSIMAYTAKYASAMYGPFRGALESAPKSGDKKTYQMDPRNLREALREAALDEAEGADILMVKPATMYLDVLHAMRQTTTLPLAAYHVSGEYLMLKAAAASGWIDEQAAVLETLTSIRRAGADMILTYYAAQAAAWLQGRSL from the coding sequence ATGTTCAACCTACCCATCAGGCCGCGCCGGAACAGAAAAAGCGCCGCCATACGCGACCTCGTCGCGGAAACGCATCTTTCCCCTTCTCAATTCATTCTGCCCGTCTTCATTCATGAATCCGACGAAGACGTCCCGATTGAGTCCCTGCCCGGCTGCACCCGCTGGAGCATCCCAGGACTCGTCGAGGAAGCTAAACGGCTCATGGATCTCGGCATTACATCCGTAGATATTTTCCCGGCCGTGCCCGATTCCAAAAAGACGCCCGGAGCGGAGGAAGCCTACAACCCCGACGGTCTCGTCCCGCGGGCTATCGTCGCCCTCAAGGATGCCCTGCCCGATCTGGTCGTCAACACGGACGTCGCTCTTGATCCGTACAACACCGACGGTCACGACGGCATTGTCCAGTTCTACCCCGACGGCAGTTATGAAATCCTCAACGATCCCACCATCGAGGTCCTCTGCCGCCAGGCGCTCTGCTTCGCCGAAGCCGGGGCGGACGTCATCTCCCCAAGCGACATGATGGATGGACGCGTAGCCGCCATCCGCTCCGCACTCGATTACGAACACTTGGAAGACGTCTCCATCATGGCCTATACCGCCAAATATGCCAGCGCCATGTACGGTCCTTTCCGCGGGGCTCTTGAGAGCGCTCCCAAAAGCGGTGACAAAAAGACCTATCAAATGGATCCGCGCAACCTCCGGGAAGCACTGCGCGAAGCCGCACTCGACGAAGCGGAAGGAGCGGACATCCTCATGGTGAAACCCGCCACGATGTACCTCGACGTCCTCCATGCCATGCGCCAGACGACTACCCTCCCCCTGGCCGCCTATCATGTCAGTGGAGAATACCTCATGCTGAAAGCCGCCGCCGCCTCCGGCTGGATCGACGAACAGGCCGCCGTGCTGGAAACTCTCACGAGCATCCGCCGCGCCGGTGCCGACATGATCCTGACCTACTACGCCGCCCAGGCCGCCGCATGGCTCCAGGGACGCAGCCTGTAA
- a CDS encoding GNAT family N-acetyltransferase, with translation MFDMLVRLYDLPDVSSSINELKGQGILIRRPGAYERHIVTDWVGRTFSPKWVSETKVAFGRQPVSCFIATCDSRIVGFACYDVTARGFLGPMGTDPSVRRSGLGKALLVTALGALRDMGFAYAFIGGVGPAEFYAKTVGAVPVEGSTPGIYVDILPDPEL, from the coding sequence ATGTTTGACATGCTGGTTCGCCTTTACGACCTTCCTGACGTTTCCTCCTCGATCAACGAACTGAAGGGGCAGGGGATTCTGATCCGTCGTCCGGGCGCCTACGAACGCCATATCGTGACCGACTGGGTCGGAAGGACGTTCAGCCCCAAGTGGGTCAGCGAAACGAAGGTCGCTTTCGGGCGTCAACCCGTTTCATGCTTCATTGCCACGTGCGACAGCCGGATTGTCGGCTTCGCATGCTACGATGTAACGGCTCGCGGTTTCCTTGGCCCCATGGGAACCGATCCTTCCGTACGCAGGAGCGGACTTGGCAAAGCCCTTCTGGTGACTGCCCTCGGTGCCCTGAGGGACATGGGGTTTGCCTACGCCTTTATCGGAGGTGTCGGCCCGGCGGAGTTTTATGCCAAAACCGTCGGTGCAGTTCCGGTGGAAGGCAGTACTCCCGGTATCTATGTCGATATTCTGCCTGATCCGGAATTGTAG
- a CDS encoding outer membrane lipoprotein-sorting protein, whose amino-acid sequence MNALMIKCSRLALAVCACALLCGPADAQEPNADALMKSLRQTATLQKNKDIKGQIRRRSVKIPFNISLRGELMCFQYFQNNVWERFDLKFKEKGQELQYQKDGKMVALPKAMYSTPIPETDITYEDLSMRFLYWPGARILQESEATSTVKGRLCWIVQLKNPTPSLGQYAWVRVWVDKENGGMWQIDGIDARGELAKRFLLTSVMKLKDGSWFFKQMKVEVRDTNDSRKTVSVNYIDMNSPE is encoded by the coding sequence ATGAATGCCTTGATGATCAAATGCAGCCGATTGGCTCTGGCGGTGTGTGCCTGTGCGTTGTTATGCGGTCCCGCCGATGCGCAGGAACCCAATGCAGACGCTTTGATGAAAAGTCTCCGTCAGACTGCGACCCTCCAGAAGAACAAGGATATCAAGGGGCAGATTCGCCGGCGTAGCGTGAAGATACCTTTCAACATCAGTTTGCGAGGCGAACTGATGTGCTTCCAGTATTTCCAAAACAACGTATGGGAACGCTTCGATCTCAAATTCAAGGAGAAAGGGCAGGAACTCCAATACCAGAAGGACGGCAAAATGGTGGCTCTCCCCAAGGCGATGTATTCGACTCCCATTCCTGAAACGGACATTACCTACGAGGATTTATCCATGCGTTTCTTGTACTGGCCTGGAGCTCGGATTCTTCAGGAGAGCGAAGCGACATCCACCGTCAAAGGACGTCTTTGCTGGATCGTCCAACTCAAGAACCCGACTCCCTCCCTCGGCCAGTACGCCTGGGTGCGCGTGTGGGTTGATAAAGAAAACGGCGGAATGTGGCAGATCGACGGCATTGATGCCCGAGGGGAGTTGGCCAAGCGTTTCCTGCTGACGTCCGTGATGAAACTGAAGGACGGATCCTGGTTTTTCAAACAAATGAAAGTTGAGGTTCGCGACACGAACGATTCACGGAAAACGGTCTCCGTCAATTATATCGATATGAACTCTCCGGAATGA
- a CDS encoding polysaccharide deacetylase family protein — translation MKYTFFTVLAAALVLSSCSSQKGTSPEAHVTPATESIPASKITPAHRLPASKNRTGNSQQFPVVAKNTTFAPQAPKVPGVRISRVNVPEKVVALTFDDGPHGTLTPRVLDILNRYNAKGTFFMQGVNVNRYPGIVSRMAREGHEPASHTWNHICMTKTSRPLCEAQLQKTDEAIRKATGSSPKLMRPPYGAVNAGLYTWMHERFGYKTILWDVDTNDWRKPGVSTVISRAVNGAKPGSIILVHDIHASTVDAVEGIVRGLQNRGFRLVTVSELISIGQRYANSAGVSAPAPSVPVIPAAPAPVVAPAVVPSIHEQPVTEPSMQQEEAPRQPAVAPVSAENADEPAVTPGTSGAVPQQ, via the coding sequence ATGAAATATACGTTTTTCACTGTTCTTGCGGCTGCCTTGGTGTTGTCTTCCTGCTCCTCCCAAAAAGGGACTTCACCCGAAGCTCATGTAACGCCTGCAACGGAATCCATCCCAGCTTCCAAGATAACGCCTGCTCACAGGCTTCCTGCTTCGAAGAATCGGACCGGGAATAGCCAGCAATTCCCCGTCGTTGCCAAAAACACGACGTTTGCCCCTCAGGCTCCCAAGGTGCCCGGAGTGCGCATTTCCCGCGTGAATGTTCCGGAAAAAGTCGTCGCCCTGACTTTTGACGACGGGCCTCACGGGACACTGACTCCGCGTGTTCTGGATATCCTCAATCGCTACAACGCCAAGGGTACCTTCTTTATGCAGGGAGTTAACGTCAATCGCTACCCCGGCATCGTCAGCCGCATGGCTCGCGAAGGCCATGAACCGGCATCCCACACATGGAACCACATTTGCATGACCAAGACATCGCGTCCGCTCTGCGAAGCCCAGCTTCAAAAAACCGACGAGGCGATCCGCAAGGCGACCGGCTCCTCCCCCAAGCTGATGCGTCCTCCTTACGGAGCTGTCAATGCCGGGCTTTATACATGGATGCATGAACGCTTCGGCTACAAGACGATCCTCTGGGATGTCGACACCAACGACTGGCGCAAGCCCGGAGTCTCCACGGTAATTTCCCGTGCTGTCAATGGTGCCAAGCCCGGATCGATCATCCTCGTGCATGACATCCACGCGTCCACCGTAGATGCCGTGGAAGGCATTGTGCGTGGCCTGCAAAACCGGGGGTTCCGCCTGGTGACTGTTTCCGAACTGATCTCCATCGGCCAGCGCTATGCCAATTCGGCGGGTGTATCCGCACCTGCCCCGTCTGTCCCCGTCATACCGGCGGCTCCGGCTCCTGTCGTTGCTCCCGCAGTTGTTCCGTCTATCCATGAACAACCGGTCACAGAACCCTCAATGCAGCAGGAAGAAGCTCCCCGGCAACCTGCCGTCGCTCCCGTTTCCGCCGAAAATGCGGACGAACCTGCCGTGACTCCGGGAACTTCCGGTGCTGTACCTCAGCAATAA